The Manihot esculenta cultivar AM560-2 chromosome 1, M.esculenta_v8, whole genome shotgun sequence genome has a window encoding:
- the LOC110624588 gene encoding uncharacterized protein LOC110624588 — protein MGVFIRHNQSSPVVQSHHRMHKFFLICNYILLSAASSCIFLTLSLRLFPSLCGFFLILLHILTIIGAVSGSAVATSGSSKWYAAHMVTISLTAIFQGSVSVLIFTQTGDFLGYLKSYVREEDGAVILKLAGGLCVLIFCLEWVVLTLAFLLRYYAFVEGSGGAGGGSLAAGGKYQEEEMKNWPWPFQV, from the coding sequence ATGGGTGTCTTCATTCGCCATAATCAATCTTCACCGGTGGTTCAATCTCACCATCGGATGCACAAATTCTTCTTAATCTGCAACTACATTCTACTAAGTGCGGCCTCCAGTTGCATCTTCCTTACACTCTCTCTGCGTTTATTTCCATCTCTCTGTGGCTTCTTCCTCATTCTCCTCCACATTCTCACCATCATCGGCGCCGTCTCCGGCAGTGCCGTCGCCACATCTGGGTCCAGCAAATGGTATGCAGCTCACATGGTGACTATTTCACTCACTGCAATATTTCAAGGGTCAGTATCGGTGTTGATCTTCACACAGACTGGAGATTTCTTGGGGTACTTGAAATCTTATGTTAGGGAAGAAGATGGAGCTGTGATATTGAAGCTGGCTGGTGGGCTTTGTGTGTTGATATTTTGCTTGGAATGGGTTGTTTTGACTCTGGCATTTTTGCTCAGATACTACGCTTTTGTGGAAGGAAGTGGCGGTGCTGGTGGTGGTTCTTTGGCCGCCGGTGGGAAATATCAAGAAGAGGAGATGAAGAACTGGCCTTGGCCATTCCAAGtttag
- the LOC110625703 gene encoding U5 small nuclear ribonucleoprotein 40 kDa protein: MQVVPREGDNPLSVSGPRPMEWSTVPYTGPQGPGPNGKQRTSSLESPIMLLTGHQSAVYTMKFNPAGNLIASGSHDKEIFLWYVHGECKNFMVLKGHKNAVLDLHWTTDGYQIISASPDKTVRAWDIETGKQIKKMAEHSSFVNSCCPSRRGPPLIVSGSDDGTAKLWDMRQRGAIQTFPDKYQITAVGFSDASDKIFTGGIDNDVKVWDLRKGEVTMKLEGHQDMITSMQLSPDGSYLLTNGMDCKLCIWDMRPYAPQNRCVKVLEGHQHNFEKNLLKCSWSPDGSKVTAGSSDRMVYVWDTTSRRILYKLPGHTGSVNECVFHPTEPIVGSCSSDKQIYLGEI; this comes from the coding sequence ATGCAAGTTGTTCCTAGAGAGGGTGATAATCCTTTGTCTGTCTCTGGTCCAAGGCCAATGGAATGGTCTACTGTTCCTTATACTGGGCCACAAGGACCTGGGCCAAATGGAAAGCAACGTACATCGAGCTTGGAATCGCCCATCATGTTACTCACTGGTCATCAAAGTGCTGTGTATACAATGAAGTTCAATCCAGCTGGCAATCTGATTGCATCTGGATCTCATGACAAAGAGATCTTTCTATGGTATGTACATGGGGAGTGCAAAAATTTCATGGTTTTGAAAGGGCACAAGAATGCAGTACTGGATCTTCACTGGACTACTGATGGATACCAGATAATATCAGCTAGTCCTGATAAAACAGTCAGGGCATGGGATATTGAGACAGGGAAACAGATTAAGAAAATGGCAGAGCATTCATCTTTTGTAAATTCATGTTGTCCTTCAAGGAGGGGGCCTCCACTCATTGTCAGTGGCTCTGATGATGGAACTGCAAAACTTTGGGATATGCGACAGAGGGGTGCCATCCAAACATTTCCAGATAAGTACCAAATCACAGCAGTCGGCTTTTCTGATGCATCAGATAAGATCTTCACAGGTGGTATAGACAATGATGTTAAGGTTTGGGACCTGCGGAAAGGTGAAGTAACCATGAAACTCGAAGGCCATCAAGATATGATAACTAGTATGCAGTTGAGTCCTGATGGCTCATACCTTCTTACTAATGGTATGGACTGCAAGCTCTGCATTTGGGATATGCGCCCCTATGCGCCACAAAATCGCTGCGTTAAGGTACTGGAAGGGCACCAACACAACTTTGAAAAGAACTTGTTGAAATGTAGCTGGTCACCTGATGGAAGCAAGGTTACTGCTGGTAGTTCAGATCGGATGGTCTATGTATGGGACACAACTTCTCGACGTATATTGTATAAGCTTCCTGGCCACACAGGATCTGTCAATGAGTGTGTCTTCCACCCTACTGAGCCTATTGTCGGATCTTGCAGTAGTGATAAGCAGATTTATCTTGGGGAGATCTGA